The region ACATTATATATATCTTTTGATCTTTTCgtgttatttatttgtatatatttaCTTAGTTTTTCGGAGATATTTTAATGGTAACCAGGTACTTTGTTTGGTGTTTGTCTTATATACAAAAGTGTAGCTGGGTACTTTTGGTGCTTGATGTTTTTGCTATTTGTGATCATTTTTAGAGCAAAGTACCCAGTTTCTCTTGTTTGTTTTTTTACTGTAtttcatatttaataattatattttataaatattctaCTTTTAAAGCAACTGAGATATTTTAATGGTAACCAGGTGCTTAGTTTAGTCTTTGTCTTTTATAcaaggggtaactagttacttttGGTGTTTGTTGATTTtgatattcttttttttttttttttgtggaaaATGTTAGATCAAAGTACCTactttattgtttttattttgtttttgtatttcatgtttaataattatatataataatattcaacTTTTTTAAAGTAACTGTGATATACAAATCAATTGAGATATAATAACCAGGTGCCCAGCTCGGTCATCGTATTATATACaaagtggtaactggttaccttacccagaatattatgtttaattttaaaaaaccaTGTTTTCATGGTGTTGGTTGCATAAATATTTGACAGATATCAACAAAAAACCAACAATTTATTATAAAGGGAATCTTATTTGCTTTGTGTAATCATTCaatttatttgaatttgtaacAGAGTTATTATAATACTCAATAACAATGTATGAATATGAAAGTCAATCATTTAATAAATGAAGCTATGATATGGTTGTTTTGCTGTAATATATCAATCTATGACTTTTGTTTTTTCTGCTTGTTTACCTTGTCAATTGGTGGATTCCTGCAAGTCTTCCTGTTATGTCCTGGTTGGCCACATTTACCATAGGTGATTATCACTTTGGGTTCTCCTCTtgatcttattcttttctttcttggtCTTCCTGCAGGGATTGTTGCCTTTGGAGGTAGCACCACTATGTCTAATTGTTGTGGGAGATTCGATTCATCTTTATGGGGCAAAGGATGAACATTTTCTTCATACATTGCTTTCAAAGTTTCTGTTTTGTAAAACTTTGCACAGTAATCATATACTCCCAAGTTTCTCTTTGCAATTACAGCTACTGCATGCCCACAAGGCATTTCATCTTCTTGAAACCTATTGCATGTACAAGTTCTATTGTGTATATTTACTGTGAAATTGGTCCCCTTTTCATCACGAACTTGATATTCTATTGGGTTGAAAGGAAAGACCTGAAAATAGTTTTGTGatgaattaaaataaaataataaacatttatGTACAATTAACATTGAATGTATCCTGTTCCCACTCTGTTTagtttattgttttgtttttgcTGTTAcacagggtaactggttaccatatATTGACAGAATAAAGAATAGTAAGAATAAGTTTAGTTGCATACCTCATACTTCATTTTTGAAACAATGTCATGTCTCAATTCATTTTCTGTTGCTGTAGACACTTTTGTGAATGTTCCATTTGCATTATTTGAATTGTTCCAAACCCACTTTTGAACCAAACTTCTAAGACATTCAACCAAAATATCAATAGGGAGATTTCTTGCAGCTTTTAGTGCAACGTTGAGCGATTCTGCGATGTTGGATGTCATCATGGTGTATCTTTTTGTTGGTGAGTATGATCTTGCCCAAGTTTCATATTTGGCTTTCTCTAAATAGGGTCCAATGCGTCTGTCAAGTCTATCAAGGCTTCTCATGTAGTGTTCACATTCTGTTTTTGTGTATGCTTTTGTTGCTGCAATGAAATTCATTTGTAGCTCTTCTCCATGGTTTCCATACTTGCTTTTCAAATTATTGTGCAAGTGATACATGCAAGCTCCATGGAACGCATTTGGGTACAATATATGTATTGCATTCTCTATGCTTTTGTGTCTGTCAGAAACAATAGCCAATtctgtgaaggtaaccagttacttttaTAAGATACTAAATGAAACAGCATGTATTTGTGTATTGGTTTTGGGTAACCATTTCCTTTTTATATGTAAACCATATGATTTAATTGAAGCTACCATACCTTCGGGTTCTCCATATGTGTCTCTCAGTTTAGAGAAGAACCAAAGCCAAGAGTTATCATTTTCTGAGTCTGCTATTCCAAAAGCCAAGACAAAAATGTTGTTGTTTGGATCTAATGTTGATGCTGAAAATAGGGTGCCGCCATGTGCATTTTTTAAgaaagttccatcaacaacaatgATAGGCCTTAAGTATCTCCAACCTTTGATTGAGTTGGAGAAAGCTATGTACAAGTATTTGAATCTATCTTCATTGTCTGTGAGTAGATGTGTTATTGTTCCTGGATTTGCTTGCTTCAACATGTGAAGATACATTGGCAACTTTTGACATGAATCATCAGGGTTCCCTCTTACTAGAAGCAAAGCTTTTTCTCTTGATCTCCATGCTTTTGTGTATCCCATGGTTACTCCAAAGTCATCATTCATGTCATTCATGATGTCATTTGGAGTATAATTTCTTTTGACTGacttgtacttattctttattaatTCCCCAATTATGATGCTTTTTTGCTTGCCTATGATCCTCCATAACAATTTCAACAAAGCAAGTATGATTTGGAATGCATTTTCGTACCTTGAATAAATCTTGATTTCTGTATTTAGAAGCTCTCACAAACCAGCTGCATGTGTCATCTGCGCAGGTAACCAGGTACTCTCTTGGTTctgatctttttgttttgaactgaAAGTTATGTAGCATTGCATGGTACCTAAGAGCTGATTTGATTGTGTTCTTGTCCTTGCTCTATTTTGTTCACTCTGTAATCAGATATTACTATTTCAATTTCCTCcaatctcttttttctttttgaattgTCTTCAATTATAAAATCAGCTACTTCTTCAACAAGGTGAGGTATGTATGCCACATTGATTCCCTCATTTGTTGTGCTTGACATTCCTTCTTCAAGTAACATATGTTCATTGATGGAAGCTTTGTTTGCTTGCATTAATAATGTTCCCACCTCCATTTCTTGTGCTGTAGCTTTCTGATTTGATAGCTGAAGAAGATTATTTTCCTCACTTGATTCTTGAACTATATTCACACACAATGGTAAGTCTGTTattttttctgcaacttttttctttatttccaagTAGAACAACACTGAATTGTCTAATTCAATCTTCATTGGTGGTGTTCCTTTGGCTACTTGATAATAAAATTTAATGCTTGCTCTTGTTTCCTTTATCTCCTGTTTTACCAAATTCACCAAGTTGTCAAGAGAACAATTTGGTGGAATCAATATTCCAGTCATTGTGTACCCTTCGTACTCATTTTTTTTCATTCCACTTGCCtccaaattgaaccaaagaagtaGTATTTTCCATCCCTgtaatattttgtaaatttttaagtAGTTAATTGGTTGTAACtggtgaaggtaactggttactgtaGTCTGCAATTACATACTTCACTGGAAAACTTAATTGGAAAATATGACAGTTTttcaaggtaactagttactttgtTGTTACTGAAAGTTTTGACAATTAGAATTCAGACCAATAtgaaatgttttttttaattgcaAAGACAAAGTTGAATCTAAAATAATCACAGTTcttattttttgtatatttttggtCAATCAATATAACCATATTAGtaggtttaattatttttttcaaatttcaagttaattattatgttttttttttaaaatggacaTAATGAACTTCATGATTACCATTATAATCTGTAAAATAGGTATGAGAAAAATATGAAATCAATGGTTCTATATTATGTAGAAGAATTAGGAATTTAATAGATATTAAGTTGAATAAAATTAGATTAATATAGTATTTGACAGAGCAAGATTTTTACAAACCTGGTTTTCTTGGATGCTTTGGACGATGGAGAAGTTCGTCGCCGGAGATGGAGGACGTCGCCGGTGATGGAGAAGGACGTCGCCGCAGATCCGACTGTAGGAAGGTGTTGTTTCAGGTGGCTAGAGGTGGCTGGAGGTAAACTGGAGGTTCGGGTTTGTGGTTGCCAGAGATGGGTGTTCTTGCTGGAAATTTTTTTTTCGGTTGGGGATGTTTTTGATCGAGTCAAAATTTCAGCATGGTAGTATGTGCATCTTTAATTACAATACTACCCTCCTTAATgacttatttgttttattttttaatgtgggataacttttctcatattctgattttttgtagttaagtttttccatacaaattaagtaaagtttaattaccatatttttgcacataaatggctaaaaagccatatttatgaaaaatcccCTTAAATCAATGTGATTCAAACGTATTAGTTGGAAGCTTAAAGTTGGATGGCTTCTACTTCTTGGGCCTCATCTCGCCTCAAAATGCCAAAATAAGTTGGGACTAGTCAGAAGTGattaaattacattttatatgagaattttaatagtgtgcaaaaatatggcttttttttcaaaaaaaaaaaattaatctatgatttttttttaagaattttcacttttatgggtttattttcccatatatattttttttataaaagttggtttaagtcatagttttactcttaatcaagttttattaatttggaaaggtatgtttgtaatttgagtgttattttttagcttatttgtttttttatattatttttatattaattcttttatattaaaattttctttagttgttttgcaatttttttgtttctttatttttgtaatatgaattatgtttaaaattattttttatttattataaacattttttttaagattgtacgtttctttttccAAATCctgaggtaaccagttacttgattaatttttgacagttatgtaaaaaaaaaatcctagaactAGTTTAAATAATATGTACCAGGATGGATAACCAATTATtctgagatgagtaactttctgccataagatgggtaaccagttatcataaGAAGGATGacaggttactcatattaaatatgaaaataaacatcaaatttgaagggaaaagaggaagaacacttcattaaaaagaaaagaacaagtaactatgattttagtaacatatgtaaccagttaccatgaaaaacctagaaatatacacacacatcagaacgtgaaggtaaccagttattcccataaatatatacacaaagaacgtgaaggtaactaaTTATCCCCAGAAAAATACACACAAAGAATGgaaaggtaaccaattaccacaGATTGAtctgaagataaaaaaaaaaatcagatccacccccTTTCCCTTTTCTCTTATCTTATTCATATAGTTTtctttctagatttgaatgttcccatcaggaTAAATGGTTattcattcacgttttcatatttttattagttttctttccaaattttggtgttcctataaatgttacagtaaaaagaaaatgctgaaaaagtgatttgaattttttttatatatagtggaaaaaactataaaaaaaattacaatagtaaaatattataaataaaaaaatagtaaaataattatgtaatattaaaatatatgttaaaaaaaaaggaaaaaattgaatgagaaaagaataagtaaaaaaaaaaaaaagagagagaaaatcaTCCATTGAGGCGTGTGAAGTTTCTCTCTTCTCTCcacgatgaagaagaagaaagtagCTCGAAAGCCTGCAACTAGAACTCGGACTGAGGAGACTACGATTCTTACTGATCCCACTGTGCTGGTTCAGCCTGATCTACAGATTGAAGTAGATGGTTCTTCGGTTGGGCTGGAAGGGAAACAGGGATTACAATCGCAGGAGCAGAGATCTGAGGATATACACGTCCCTCTGGTAGAAGATAATCTGGGTAAGGATTTGGATTCAAATATTGGGAAAGGGGACTTTCAAGCTTCTGCCCAGGCTCATTGGGCGAATCTCagagaaaaatatcaaataaatgaaTCGGCTAAGCTACATTATGAGGCACCCCTTCTgcaaaatgggaagaaagttgccCAAATTGATTTGGAGGAGGTTTCTGAACAGGCTCAGAATTGGAATTCTGCTGTGATTTGTATGGTTTTGGGTGCGAATCCACCAATTGCGGTTTTTGAAGGGTTTGTTAAGAGGATTTGGGAACATTTGGGCATTGAACGGGTAGTGAGAATGCACATGGGTCTCACCATTGTCAAGTTCAATGATGAGGCTACAAGAGATTTTGTTTTGGAGAATGGAGTTGTGCAGTTTGATAGGAAGCCGGTTATTGTGAGGCCTTGGACTCAAGAACTTGACTCGATCAGATTAGTGCGATCTGTTCCTTTATGGATTCGTTTGCCAAATTTGGGGCTGCAATATTGGGGGAAAAACTGTCTTAGTTCCTTAGTTAGTACAATTGGGAAGCCTATTATGGTGGATAAGTTTACTAAAGATAGATCTATGATAAAGTTTGCTAGAGTGTTGGTTGAGATGGATATTACAGATGACCCTCCTTTCTTAATCCATTTTGTAAATGAACGTGGACAACTCCAGGAGCAATTTGTGGAATATGAATGGCTTCCCATTAAGTGTTCAATATGTAAGGGCTATGGGCATAATGCTGATGAATGCAAGAAAAGTGATACAAAAGTTTGGGTCTCTGAGAGCAAACCAGATCAAAAATCGACTAATCTTGCTTCTGGTTCTGAGGCTGCTAAGACAACACTTGGTGAGACATCTGAGTCTCACGAGGAGGTAACAGTGATAGGGACAAAGAGTACAACAGCGGTAACTGGGACTGATGAGGCTGTGGCTCAGGACAGGGCCCCGAGTACAAATTTGGTTCGGTCTCCAGCTAACAAAGAAAACTGGGAAGTGCCTAGGAAGATTGGGACCTCTAAGAGTAAAGGTAAGACAGTGAGCTCACAGTTGGACAGGGATAAAAATGTGTTTAAAGTGCTTCAAGAACAGGTGACAAGGGAGATGAGTGGGGTTCCTTTTGATTCATTTGCTGATGGATTGCACAAACATATTTAGCTGGAATGTGAGGGGTTTGAATAAGAGGGACAAACAACATGCTATTTTGCGTCTCTTAAAGGTTAATAAAGTTGGTATTTGTGCTCTGTTAGAGAATAAACTAAAGGGTGATAAGGTTCAAGACATGATGTCTAAGGTGATGGTTGGCTGGGATTGTTTTAATAGTCCGGCTACAGAAGGAAGAATTCTGGTTATGTGGCAGAGGTCCTTTGTCAGTGTACAAGTGTTGCTGGTTCACCAGCAATTTGATCACTGTCTGGTGCGATTTTCTGGTTTACAACAGAATTTGGTGGTTACTTTTGTCTATGGGTTCAGCATGTTAGCTAAGAGATTAGAAATGTGGAGGGGTTTATCATCTCTATCTATTCTGAACTTGCCATGGCTGGTTGTTGGAGACTTTAACTCAGTGTTTGAATTTGATGATAGAGTGGGGGGAAGGGAGATTGGAGCTAATGAGTTAGTTGACTCTACTGCTTGGCTTGCTAACTCTCATCTTGCTAAGCTTAAATGTGTTGGTTCAAACATTACTTGGTCTAATAAACAGGAGGGGGGTGATCGGGTATATTCAAAAATAGATCATGCTTTTATTAATGAAGGGTGGATAGACTGTCAGCTGAACTCCATTGCTGAGCTACATTGGGAGGTATATTCTGATCATTGTTTCTTTCTTATTAAGACTCTTTTGGCTGGGAATTTAGGAGTTCAACCATTCAGGTTTTTCAACTGATGGATCACTCACAGAAATTTTAAAGATACTGTCATGACTAGTTGGCTGAGACCTATGACAGCTAGAGGATTATGGGGTGTGACTAAGAAGCTGATTCGCCTGAAACATATTCTGAGAAAGTTTAATAGAACAAAAATTGGAGATATTGAGCAACAATTCCATCAAGCAAAGGGCGAATATCAGGTGGCTTTAACTAAAGTTCAAAAATCTCCCTTCGATATCTTTGCTCAGGAAACAGAAAAGGCAGCAGCTATCAATTATAAAATCCACTATGCTAGATATAGGAGCTTCTTGATTCAGCGGAGTAAAGTGACGTGGCTGCAAAAAGGAGACGAGAATACGACTTATTTTCATGCTTGCATCAAAAAAAGGAGAGAGGAGAATTGGATTGTTTCCTTTCTAAATGATAATGGGGACATCATTGATGATTATAATTCAGTTGTACATCATTTTTTAGCTCATTTCAAGAGTTTCATGGGCAGCTCTAGTCTTGCTACTGGGTGTGTTAAAACAAATTGCATGGAAGTTGGGCCTTGTTTGGAGATTGATAAGCAGCTGGATTTAATCAGAGACTTTACTAAGGCTGATGTTAAGAAAGCTATTTTCAGCATTCCGGGTACTAAGACCCCAGGGCTAGATGGGTATAACTcatatttttacaagtttttatgGAAGCAAATTGGGGATGAAATCTCAGTGGCTGTGTTGGATTTTTTCAAAACTAGAAGGATGCCTACTGAGATTAATAAAACAGTAATAACCTTGGTCCCTAAAAATGATGCTCCTAGTAGAGCAGTAGACTATCgtcccatagcttgctgcaacacTCTGTACAAATGCATCTCCAAAATGCTTTGCAGTAGACTTTCAGAAGTTCTACCGTTTATAATCAGTCCTAATCAGGGAGCGTTTATTCGTGGGAGATCATTAGCTCATAACATACTCATCTTTCAGGACTTGATCAAGAACTATAATAGGAAGAACACCTCCCCGAGATGTGTTTTGAAGTTTGACCTGAGTAAGGCTTATGATACAATTGATTGGGTGTTTTTGGAAAGATTGTTGACCTGCTTTAGATTTCCCACCAGGTTTATAAATTGGGTTATGGTTTGCCTCAGGGGTTCCTCATATATTCTTATGTTGAATGAGCGGCTGCAGGGGGGCTTTCAAGGGGTTAAGGGCCTTCGTCAAGGGGACCCAATATCTCCTTTACTGTTCGTTTTAGTAATGGAATATCTGTCTAGGCTGCTTCAATTTGGAGCGATGCAATCTGCCTTTCGGTTCCACCCAATGTGTAAAAGTCTCAAAATCATCAATTTATGCTTTGCTGATGATTTAGTGATTTTTTGCAAAGCAAACTATAACTTTGTTCAGATTATTAAGCAATTGTTTGATGAATTTTGTACCAGTTCGGGTATGAAGGCTAATCTCAACAAGTCTCAAGTTTTCTTTGGTGGCATCTCGGCTCAAGACAAATCTCAGTTACAGGAAGTGCTTCATCTTGAGGAAGGCTCATTCCCTCTCAAATATTTGGGGATCCCTATGTGGCCTACTAAATGGAAAGAGGCTGACTGTggtgaaattttgaaaaaaattaagcTCCGACTTCACACTTGGTCTAGTAGACACCTATCTTATGCAGGAAGGGTTCAGCTTATTACCTCTGTTCTTCTTGGGATGCGTAACTATTGGATGAATATCTTTCTATTGCCCCAAAGTGTCATTAAGGAAGTTGACAAGTTATGTATGTGGTTTCTTTGGGGTCACAATGGGACTAGGAGTAATTTCCATCTTACTGCTTGGTCTACAGTGTGTTTGCCGAAAACCCTTGGAGGATTGGGCTTTGGTGAAGGGTCTAAATGGAACAAGGCCATGCTTGGGAAGTATATTTGGGCAATAAACCATCAACAAGAGACTTTGTGGGTCAAATGGATTCATACGGTGTACTTAAAAGGGATTGATTTCTAGCTCTACCAGCTCAAAACAGACACAAGCTGGTATTGGAAGAAACTCTGTCAATTACGTAACTTGTTTGCTCAGGAGGACATTGATAATGCGAGTAGTCATGGGAAGTTTAGGATTGGGCTGTTATATGCTAAGCTTATCCACCAAGATCCGGCCAAGCACCATCAGTTTGTTTGGAATCGATTGAGCATTCCTAAGCATAAATTTATCACTTGGCAAGCTGTTAACTCTAAGCTTTTAACTAGAGATCATCTTATTAGAGTTTCTATGGTTATTGAATCTGTCTCTTGCCCGGTCTGTGAGCTAGCAGCTGAGAACCACAATCATTTGTTTTTTGAGTGCCTTTTTTCTCAGCAGGTGGTTCGGCTGATTCAAGGCTGGGTCCGTTGCAATTGGCCTCTTAGTTTCACGGCTTGGACTGCTTGGATTGAAGATTTGAAGGGGGGTTCTCATGCCTTGCTAGTGGCTGCTGTTTTTTCAGCAACCGTGTATTACCTTTGGCATAATAGGAATATTTGTCATTTTCAGCACTATTCTCTTAGTGTTAACTCTGTCATAGAATTGATCAAAAAAGACA is a window of Humulus lupulus chromosome 4, drHumLupu1.1, whole genome shotgun sequence DNA encoding:
- the LOC133833043 gene encoding uncharacterized protein LOC133833043, translating into MNDMNDDFGVTMGYTKAWRSREKALLLVRGNPDDSCQKLPMYLHMLKQANPGTITHLLTDNEDRFKYLYIAFSNSIKGWRYLRPIIVVDGTFLKNAHGGTLFSASTLDPNNNIFVLAFGIADSENDNSWLWFFSKLRDTYGEPEELAIVSDRHKSIENAIHILYPNAFHGACMYHLHNNLKSKYGNHGEELQMNFIAATKAYTKTECEHYMRSLDRLDRRIGPYLEKAKYETWARSYSPTKRYTMMTSNIAESLNVALKAARNLPIDILVECLRSLVQKWVWNNSNNANGTFTKVSTATENELRHDIVSKMKYEVFPFNPIEYQVRDEKGTNFTVNIHNRTCTCNRFQEDEMPCGHAVAVIAKRNLGVYDYCAKFYKTETLKAMYEENVHPLPHKDESNLPQQLDIVVLPPKATIPAGRPRKKRIRSRGEPKVIITYGKCGQPGHNRKTCRNPPIDKVNKQKKQKS